The sequence GCCTCCGAATATCCAACTGCtgatgtctcaaaaatcagaagACTCATTCCACGATGCCCCTGTGGTCCATATGAATGACGGGCCTTCGTTGCAGAGTATGAGCTGAAATATTCAAGAAGCTCTTGATTTCCCATCCCAAGCCACTGCTAACACAGTTCAGAAACAAACAGGATTtagcataaaataaatatataaagcTGTATACATTAAAAACTGAGTAGACTTCAACAAAAATGTCATAAACCTTGTCATTTTCATCTTTTTCTAATCTAGTGTTCATGATGACAACCATAGGCGGCCAAACAATTGCTTTGTCAGCTCTTTCCCCAAGACCCTTCCATTTCCCAAAGACTTCACCAGCTGGCACTGCTGATGTTCCCCTCCTTTGAAGTTCCTCCTCCAAAAGTTCAGCAAGCTCCCTATGGAGCTTCACCTTTTTGGATCTCTTGGTGCTAGCATGAGCAATAAGGGGCTGTAAACCATGATACCAATCAATTGCTCCAGGACCTCCATGGCATGCTGGGCAATGCCATTGTCTTTCTGGATCATTGATCTGCTCAACACTCAATCCATCCAGGCACTTGAACAATTCTCTAAACCGCCTGTGCTTCTTCCTAGTCTCATGGCTTTTTTGGCTCCCATCAGactcaaaatcatcatccagaAGTTCATCATCTGTGTCGTCCAACTCTTCATCGCTGTCACCACTGTCATCAACTTCATTAGCCTTAGATTCATGGTCATCAGGTGAGTTAGTAGATTGAACATGCTGCTTCAGGTTCAAGCTATCTTCTGAAGACTGGGAGGCTATGTCGGACCATCTCCATCCATTCTTCAAAGGAGGAGGAAGTACCATGTCAGGATTTGGGTAAGTTGATTGGGGTTTAGAATAACCTCTGCCAGCTGGTTTTCTTGAATCGGAAGGCTGTGTCGGCCAGCCTGAGCCCCTCCATGATCCACCATGATTTCTCATTCCCTGTTTTTGTATATTATCTTGAGGACTCAATGTCTCAGAATTCGAATGATGAGGTCCCCATTGCCTTGAAGCATTGCCCCCACTCTTGTTTTTGGATTTCTTGCCACGCACTTCCCATCCATCATCTTGT comes from Henckelia pumila isolate YLH828 chromosome 4, ASM3356847v2, whole genome shotgun sequence and encodes:
- the LOC140864907 gene encoding protein SUPPRESSOR OF GENE SILENCING 3 isoform X2; this translates as MNSRKVGGNPSRDGISDPSFKGKGTLNVSGPGIDQLTSGISNMILDSAQDDGWEVRGKKSKNKSGGNASRQWGPHHSNSETLSPQDNIQKQGMRNHGGSWRGSGWPTQPSDSRKPAGRGYSKPQSTYPNPDMVLPPPLKNGWRWSDIASQSSEDSLNLKQHVQSTNSPDDHESKANEVDDSGDSDEELDDTDDELLDDDFESDGSQKSHETRKKHRRFRELFKCLDGLSVEQINDPERQWHCPACHGGPGAIDWYHGLQPLIAHASTKRSKKVKLHRELAELLEEELQRRGTSAVPAGEVFGKWKGLGERADKAIVWPPMVVIMNTRLEKDENDKWLGMGNQELLEYFSSYSATKARHSYGPQGHRGMSLLIFETSAVGYSEAERLAKHFETNHKDRQAWERNRVPFYPGGKRQLYGYIAEEQDMEYFNQHSRGKSRLKYEMKSYQEMVVNQMRQMSEDNQQLTWLKNKVVREQVSKKALVESNSMLSEKLRQTMEENRVVKLRTKKHHEQNKEEMDYQESFFRDQMQKFYDDRNEKEENFERIMQDQREKVAYSEENVYSAEERQHRLEEVAKFIKSQDKEMEEFEEERGKLMEVHKKRMADLMRKQREEMTTLEEEFDSEFNRLMEKHTPLQN
- the LOC140864907 gene encoding protein SUPPRESSOR OF GENE SILENCING 3 isoform X1, with the translated sequence MNSRKVGGNPSRDGISDPSFKGKGTLNVSGPGIDQLTSGISNMILDSAQDDGWEVRGKKSKNKSGGNASRQWGPHHSNSETLSPQDNIQKQGMRNHGGSWRGSGWPTQPSDSRKPAGRGYSKPQSTYPNPDMVLPPPLKNGWRWSDIASQSSEDSLNLKQHVQSTNSPDDHESKANEVDDSGDSDEELDDTDDELLDDDFESDGSQKSHETRKKHRRFRELFKCLDGLSVEQINDPERQWHCPACHGGPGAIDWYHGLQPLIAHASTKRSKKVKLHRELAELLEEELQRRGTSAVPAGEVFGKWKGLGERADKAIVWPPMVVIMNTRLEKDENDKQWLGMGNQELLEYFSSYSATKARHSYGPQGHRGMSLLIFETSAVGYSEAERLAKHFETNHKDRQAWERNRVPFYPGGKRQLYGYIAEEQDMEYFNQHSRGKSRLKYEMKSYQEMVVNQMRQMSEDNQQLTWLKNKVVREQVSKKALVESNSMLSEKLRQTMEENRVVKLRTKKHHEQNKEEMDYQESFFRDQMQKFYDDRNEKEENFERIMQDQREKVAYSEENVYSAEERQHRLEEVAKFIKSQDKEMEEFEEERGKLMEVHKKRMADLMRKQREEMTTLEEEFDSEFNRLMEKHTPLQN